The sequence AAATATAAACGAAAGCAGCTATTTTTATGGATAACAAAACAAGCAAACTACTTGATCTTCGCAAAGAAAAGATAAACGAGCTAAAAACCGAAGGCGTCAGCCTGTATCCCAATGATTTCAAACCGGATCACAGGGTTCATGAAGTAAAGAACATTATAGAAAAAGATGCGGATTCCCTGGGCGAAAACGGGCGTAAGTTCTGCCTGGCCGGTCGTATGATGGCCGTTAATAAAATGGGGAAATCCTCATTTATAAGATTCCAGGATGACGGTGAGCAAATGCAGGTATATATCCAGAAAAACAAAGTGGGAGATGATGTATATGCCCTGTTTAAAAAACTGGATATTGGTGATTTCATAGGTATTGAAGGTCCTTTATTCCAGACAAGAACCGGTGAATGGACCCTGCTTGCCGAAAATTTCAGGCTTTTATCAAAGTCCGTAAGGCCGCTGCCTGAAAAATTTCACGGCATCAAGGATCCGGAAAAAAGATACCGCCAGCGGTACCTTGATCTGATCATGAATGAAAACACCCGGCAGATTTTTAAAAAACGAAGTGCCATTGTGGCTGCCATGAGACGTTTCTTTGATGAAAACGGATTCATGGAGGTGGAAACACCCATGATGCAGACGTTGCCCGGCGGCGCCGAAGCCACACCGTTTAAAACCTGGCACAATGCTCTTGGCATGGAATTGTACCTGCGTATCGCACCGGAATTGTATCTTAAGCGACTGGTGGTTGGTGGATTTGAAAAGGTGTTTGAAATCAACCGGAATTTCAGGAACGAAGGGGTTTCCACCCGGCATAATCCGGAGTTCACCATGGTCGAGTTCTATCAGGCCTATGCCACCTATGAAGATCTGATGGACCTGACCGAAGAGATGTTTTCCACCATTGTCACCCAGATTACCGGGGCCGGCAGCGTTGAATACCAGGGCTTGACCATTGATTTTTCAAAGGGATGGAAACGCATTTCCATGATAGATTCCCTGTCGGAAATCGGGGGTATTGATCCGGCCATCCTCAATGACACCCAGGCGCTGCTTGCGTACGCTGAAAAGGAAAATATTCAACTTGCCAAAAAGGACCGGCACGGCAAAGTATTGACCAAGCTTTTTGATGCGTTTGTGGAGCCGAAGCTCATTCAGCCCACATTTATTACCGGATATCCGGTGGAAGTCTCTCCCCTGTCCAGAAAAAGCGAATCAGATTCCGAACTTACGGACCGGTTTGAATTATTCATTGCCGGAAGGGAGATCGCCAACGGATTTTCCGAAATCAATGACCCTGAAGACCAGTATAACCGTTTTGCCATGCAGGTGCGTCAGCGTGATGAGGGCAATGATGAAGCCCATATCATGGATGCGGAGTATGTCCAGGCTCTGGAATACGGTATGCCGCCCACGGCAGGACAGGGGATCGGCATTGACCGCTTTGTCATGCTGCTGACCGATGCCGCCTCCATACGAGAGGTGATTCTTTTTCCACATATGAAAAAAGCATAAAAGGTGTCTGTGGGGGTAGAACTTTTCATAGCCGGAAAATATCTGCGGGCCAAACGCAAGGAGGGATTTATCTCTCTGATCACCCTGTTGTCCGTGGCCGGTGTTATTCTCGGCGTCATGGCACTGGTGGTGGTTATTGCCGTCATGAGCGGATCGGAAACAGAATTTAGAAATAGAATTCTTGGACTGGAACCCCATATTCTGGCCATGAACTATTCCGGCCACTTTACTCCCGATCCGGATATGGAAGATAAGATCAGGCATACCCCCGGGGTCACAGCCGTATCTCCCATCTTATTCGGACAAGCCATGATACGCACGGCAAACTCTTTTTCCGGCATCATTCTCCGGGGGATTGAACCGGAAAAAGGGGCCGCAATGATTAAAGGATACACGCCTGAAGATCTTGGGAACGCATTAAACAAAACAACGATCACAAAAGGTCTTCCCGGTATTATTCTTGGTCAGTCCCTGGCCCATGCCGTGGGGGTGATGAAAGGCGACCGCGTGATCCTTATGTCGGCATCGGGCATTATCTCCCCCATGGGTCAAATCCCATCCATGAAGCAGTTTGTGGTTACCGGCACCTTTAAATCCGGCATGTCGGAATACGATTCCAGCCTGGCCTATGCCCGGCTGGATCAGGTACAGGCATTGGTGTCGGCCAAAGGCAAAGTGTCGGCCTTCGGCATATGGACCGATGAGATATTCAAGGTAAAAAGTTTGAGCCAAAACGGGCTTGGGTTCATTGAATATCCCTATTATCTGCGCAACTGGATGGATATCAACCAAAGTCTTTTTTCAGCACTCAAACTTGAAAAAACCGCTATGTTTGTCATTTTAACGCTGATTATTCTTGTGGCGGCATTTAATATTGCATCGGCACTGATCATGATGGTTATGGAAAAAACCCGTGATATTGCCGTATTAAAAGCAATGGGTGCCACAAATGCCATGATCCGCCATATCTTTATAATCAAAGGGATGATTATCGGCATTATCGGCACGGGTATCGGGACAACGTTCGGGGTGGTGATCTGTTACATCCTTAAGCGATACGAATTTATCAAGCTTCCCGAGGCATACCCTTTTGCAACCCTTCCCGTTCAGCTTGAATATTCGGATGTTATTTTAACGGCAGTCTCTGCGCTTTTAATCTGCTTTCTGTCTACCCTGTATCCGTCATATAAAGCGTCACGAATGAATCCGGTGGAGGCCATAAGATATGGATGATACGCCGTTGATTCAACTGAACGGGGTTTCACGGTCTTTTGTATCCAAAACAGCTGCGCTGGACATTTTGCACAATGCGGATTTATCCATACAACAGGGCGAAACCATTGCTATCATGGGGGCTTCAGGTATTGGAAAATCCACCCTGCTGAATATCATCGGTACCCTTGACAAGCCGGATGCGGGAAATCTGCTGTTCAGGGGGGAACAGATTCTGGGGTACAATGATGAAAAACTTGCTGCCTTTAGAAACAAGAATATTGGTTTTGTTTTTCAATTTCACTACTTGCTTCAGGGATTTACAGCCGTTGAAAATGTAATGTTGCCTGGGCTGATCAGTGGTCAATCTAAAAAAACTATTGAAAAACATGCAGTAAATATGCTTGAAAGGGTAGAACTTGGTGCCCGAATCGAATACAGGGTGGAAGATCTGTCCGGCGGCGAGCAACAGCGGGTGGCCATCGCAAGAGCACTTGTTCTGGCGCCGGCCCTGTTGCTGGCTGATGAGCCCACCGGCAATTTGGATCAAAAGAACAGCCACGCGGTTCACCAACTCTTGAAAGAGCTAAACCAGGAAATGGGAATGACCATTGTCGTGGTCACTCACAATTCAGATCTGGCCGGTTTAATGGACAGGAGACTGACGTTGAAAGACGGGAAAATCGTACCGGCATAAAAGTAATAATATATTAAAATTAATTACTTAGGACCAATTATGAAAAGTATTAAGTTCAGTGTATTGCTTGTAACGTTTTTCTGTCTTTTGGGAACAGGCCTTTTGTCTGCCGAGGAGCGGGTCGCAGTGGCATTATTCCCCTTTCACGTCCAGGCAGATCAGCCTGATGAGAAAATTGCGCCGGCGTTGTCAAAAATGTTGAAGGATAAATTTGAAAAAGACGGTGCAAGAGTTGTGATTACAGATACTTTTGTTGACACAACTGATTGGGGATACGAGCAATTCCGCCAGGAGGGCATCCGTTTAGGTGTTGAATGGATTATTACCGGGAACATTTTTATCGTCGGGCAGGCTGTGAGCATTGATTCCCAGATGCACAATGTATATGAAAAACAGGCGCCTTTAACCTTTTTTTCACAATCTCCCAGTCTTTCAGAGTTGTATGCAGGGGCAACTTCCCTGGAAAAAGATATTATAGGCGAACTGTTTCAGCAGAAAATCATTTCAGCCATTACCATCACAGGCAATGTGCGTGTTGATGCGGATGCCATTCAGAGAGTCATCGCATCCCAAAAAGGCGATCTAATAGATCGCACCGCGTTAAGCAATGATTTGAACAGCGTCTATAAAATGGGTTATTTTGATGATGTGGTCATCAAAAAACAAAATATGGATAAAGGGGTTGAGGTTATTTTTGAAGTTCAGGAAAAACCCAGTGTCCGTAATATCCGTTTTGAAAACAATCATATTTATGAAGAACAAGAATTATTTGAGGTTGTCGGAACATCAACCGGGTCCATTCTCAACGTCTATAAGCTGAACAATGACGTGGATAAACTCAAACGTCTGTATTATGAAAAAAATTATCATAACTGCCGGATTTCTTATGACATCAAACCTCTGAAAAATCATCAGGCCGATATTATCTTTAATATTGAAGAAGGCGAAAAAGTAAAAATTACTACCGTTGAGTTTGAAGGCAATAAATATTTTGACGATGATGATCTAAAAGATGAGATGCAGACCCAGGAAGAGGGCTTCTGGTCATTTATAACATCCTCGGGAGAACTTGACGAAACAGAACTTGATAATGATGTGCTTCGCTTAGAAGCGTTTTATAAGAACAACGGATTTATCAATGTTAAAGTATCCGACCCGATAGTGAATATGGGAACAGAAGATATTACCATCCAGTTTAAAATTGATGAGGGAGATCAATACAAAAATGGGACGGTTAGTATTAAAGGGGATATTCTTACCACCGAAGAAGCGCTTTTGGCGCTTCTGGTTTCACAAAAATCTGAACTGTATAACAGGGAACTTGTTCGCAAGGATATGATTACCCTTAACGATTTTTATGCTAACCAGGGTTATGCCAACGTCAGGGTCGTTCCAACGGCGGACAAGAATGAGGCGGAAGCAATTGTAAATATAAGCTTTAACATTGACAAGGGTCCGCTTGTTTACTTTAACCGCATCATTATTACCGGCAATGAAAAAACCAGGGACAAGGTTATCCGAAGAGAACTTGCCATTGAGGAGCAGGGTCTTTACAGCATGAATAAAATCCAGCGCTCCCACAGAAACCTTGTATTCAAAGACTATTTCCAGACTATCAACATCAAACCGGTTAAAACCAAAGAAGAAAACAAGCTGGACGTTCATGTAAACGTTGAAGAAAAACCCACTGGAAATTTTTCTTTTGGCGGTGGTTTCTCCAGTGATGACGGTGCCTTTGGGCAATTTTCGGTTGAAGAGCGTAACCTGTTCGGCAAAGGGCAGAAAGGCAAATTCACCTTTCGGATGTCCGGAGAAACTGCGTTGTATAATATTGGATTCACTGAACCCTGGCTGTTTGACAGGCCAATTTCAGCCGGGTTTGACATCTATAAATTTGAAAAAGAATACGATTATTATGATAAAAATGCCATAGGGCTCACCCTGCGTGGTGCCTCCCGTCGATTCTGGGATTATACAACTATTGGTTTGGTTTACAATATTGAGAAGTTTGATATCGACGATGTGGAAGAAGATTCTACATCGGTTAGTGAAGGCTCTTATCTTACCTCAAGTATTATGCCCTACATCAGTTATGATTCACGAAATCATAGTTTTTTACCCACCAAGGGCATGTACCACAAACTGTCTATTGAGTATGCGGGTGAATTTTTAGGGGGTGAAATTGATTTTACCAAATACCTGGTGGAATCCGCTGTATTTTTTCCTATGTTCTGGAAATTTTCAGGCGGTATATATGCCAAGGGCGGGTACCTTGACGACAGAACCGATGGGGATCCGGATATAGACTGGGAACGCTTTTATCTTGGCGGCATCAATTCCATCAGAGGGTTTGACGATACAGACATCAACGGCACCAGAGATGGCTCCGACATTGAGGTTGGCGGTGAGACATATTTTCAGTTCAATATCGAAATGATGTTTCCCATTGTAGAGGAACAGGCGGTTTACGGCGTCTTTTTCTACGACCGGGGCGATGTATATAACGACGGCGAAACTATTGATTTTGGCGATCAGTATTCCAGTTCAGGCTTTGAACTTAGATGGAATTCCCCCATGGGTCCCATCAGATTGGCTTATGGTATTGTTATAGACGGTAAAGATGTTAAGAGTACCGGTGATGGTCAGTTTGACTTTTCAATTGGTGCATTTTTCTAAAAAAATTAAAATTTTATCTTCGGAGGCACAAATGAAAAAAAGTATTATAGTTCCGGTAATTTTGATCGTTGCCGCAATGTTCACTTGCAGCGCTTTTGCAGCAGATGCGACCAAAATAGGTGTGGTTAGTTTTGAAAAAATAGTAAAAGAATCCAGTGCCGGCAAAGTCATGCAAAAGGACCTCAAGGCTAAACTTGATGAACTGCAGGCAAAACTTCAGGCTGAGGAAAAAAGAGTTAAAGACATGTCAGTGGCGTTAGAGCGTGAAGCCCTTGTTCTCAGTGCCGAAAAAAAACTTGAGCGCCAAAGAGAACTGCGGGACAAAGCGGATGACTTAAAAAAAATGAATGCTGATTATACCCAGGAAATGAAGATTCTGCAAAACAAGCGGATGAACCAAATACAAAAAGATGTTTTTGACATCGCCAATACATTGGGAAAAGCAAAAGGGTATGTTTTGATCATTGAAAAAAAAGTCGCTGGTGTTATCTATGTTGCTGATAAGCTGGATATCACTGATGAGGTAATCAAAGAATATAATTCAATATACGCTAAGAAGTAGTAATTTATGCTTACAGCAGACCAAATAGCTGCTATGGTAAATGCCCGGATACATGGGGATCCGGGCACAACCATTTCCGGGGTATCCTCCTTTGACGATGCAGGGCCCAAAGATCTGACTTTTGCAGTGGATCAGTCGTTTTTTTCCCGGCTGGATGAAACAAAGGCCGGCATTATTATTGTTCCGAATGAAGCTCCTGCGGTTTCGGGCATAACACTTCTTCATAGCGACAATCCGAAGCTTGCGTTCTTTAAGGTTGTAGAGCACTTGATGCCCGCAGCACCGTTAAAGGAATTTATTCACCCTTCGGCTGTCATTGCAGACGACTGCATTATTGGTGAAGGCACACGCATTGAGGCTCATGTCAGCATAGGGCACGGCAGCATCATTGGCAGTCATGTCCACATCATGGCCAATACGGTGATCGGGAAACAATGCCGGATCAATGATTCCTGCCGGATCAGCCCCAATGTCACCCTTGCCGATAAAACCCAAATCGGCAGGCAGTCCATTGTTCATCCCAATTGCGTCATCGGCTCTGATGGGTTTGGATTTGTTCAGGATGGTCACGCCCATGCCAAGCTGGTGCATACAGGGTTTGTTCATATCGGTGATTGTTGTGAAATCGGAGCCTGTAATACCATTGACAGGGGGACGTTAGGCATAACCCGCATCGGCAACGGCGTCAAGACCGACAATCAGGTCCATATCGCCCACAATGTTAAAATCGGAGACAATACACTGGTGGTAGCCCAGGTGGGTATTGCCGGGAGCACCACCATCGGCAAAGATGTAATTATTGCAGGTAAGGCCGGCATTTCCGGCCATTTGACTATAGGAGACAAGGCTATTGTCGGACCCTATGCCGGCGTCACCGATAATGTTCCCCCGGGCAATATTGTTTCAGGTATTCCCCACATGCCCCATAAAATATGGCTGAAAGTATCCCGTATCATACCCCGGCTACCCAGTTTAAGAACACGACTGCTTTCTCTTGAAAAACGGATAAAAAAGCTGGAAAGCAGCCGGACGGAGCAACCATGACTCAACCGATTCAACCAATACATCCAACGGCAATCATTGATTCATCTGCCAGGATAGATGAGAATGTCACCATTGGCCCCTATACCATTGTCAAAGGAGATGTTACCATTGGATCCGGCACAACGATAGGGCCTTACTGCACTATCGAGGACCATGTCACCATTGGACCGGACTGTAATATTTTTCAGTACGCCTCCATTGGCGGCGCCCCGCAGGATCTCAAATTTCACGGAGAGACCACCCATCTTACCATTGGCAGAGGCTCCATTATTCGTGAATTTGTCACCATTAACAGGGG comes from uncultured Desulfobacter sp. and encodes:
- a CDS encoding OmpH family outer membrane protein; translated protein: MKKSIIVPVILIVAAMFTCSAFAADATKIGVVSFEKIVKESSAGKVMQKDLKAKLDELQAKLQAEEKRVKDMSVALEREALVLSAEKKLERQRELRDKADDLKKMNADYTQEMKILQNKRMNQIQKDVFDIANTLGKAKGYVLIIEKKVAGVIYVADKLDITDEVIKEYNSIYAKK
- the lpxD gene encoding UDP-3-O-(3-hydroxymyristoyl)glucosamine N-acyltransferase; protein product: MLTADQIAAMVNARIHGDPGTTISGVSSFDDAGPKDLTFAVDQSFFSRLDETKAGIIIVPNEAPAVSGITLLHSDNPKLAFFKVVEHLMPAAPLKEFIHPSAVIADDCIIGEGTRIEAHVSIGHGSIIGSHVHIMANTVIGKQCRINDSCRISPNVTLADKTQIGRQSIVHPNCVIGSDGFGFVQDGHAHAKLVHTGFVHIGDCCEIGACNTIDRGTLGITRIGNGVKTDNQVHIAHNVKIGDNTLVVAQVGIAGSTTIGKDVIIAGKAGISGHLTIGDKAIVGPYAGVTDNVPPGNIVSGIPHMPHKIWLKVSRIIPRLPSLRTRLLSLEKRIKKLESSRTEQP
- the lysS gene encoding lysine--tRNA ligase encodes the protein MDNKTSKLLDLRKEKINELKTEGVSLYPNDFKPDHRVHEVKNIIEKDADSLGENGRKFCLAGRMMAVNKMGKSSFIRFQDDGEQMQVYIQKNKVGDDVYALFKKLDIGDFIGIEGPLFQTRTGEWTLLAENFRLLSKSVRPLPEKFHGIKDPEKRYRQRYLDLIMNENTRQIFKKRSAIVAAMRRFFDENGFMEVETPMMQTLPGGAEATPFKTWHNALGMELYLRIAPELYLKRLVVGGFEKVFEINRNFRNEGVSTRHNPEFTMVEFYQAYATYEDLMDLTEEMFSTIVTQITGAGSVEYQGLTIDFSKGWKRISMIDSLSEIGGIDPAILNDTQALLAYAEKENIQLAKKDRHGKVLTKLFDAFVEPKLIQPTFITGYPVEVSPLSRKSESDSELTDRFELFIAGREIANGFSEINDPEDQYNRFAMQVRQRDEGNDEAHIMDAEYVQALEYGMPPTAGQGIGIDRFVMLLTDAASIREVILFPHMKKA
- a CDS encoding ABC transporter ATP-binding protein, with the protein product MDDTPLIQLNGVSRSFVSKTAALDILHNADLSIQQGETIAIMGASGIGKSTLLNIIGTLDKPDAGNLLFRGEQILGYNDEKLAAFRNKNIGFVFQFHYLLQGFTAVENVMLPGLISGQSKKTIEKHAVNMLERVELGARIEYRVEDLSGGEQQRVAIARALVLAPALLLADEPTGNLDQKNSHAVHQLLKELNQEMGMTIVVVTHNSDLAGLMDRRLTLKDGKIVPA
- the bamA gene encoding outer membrane protein assembly factor BamA — protein: MKSIKFSVLLVTFFCLLGTGLLSAEERVAVALFPFHVQADQPDEKIAPALSKMLKDKFEKDGARVVITDTFVDTTDWGYEQFRQEGIRLGVEWIITGNIFIVGQAVSIDSQMHNVYEKQAPLTFFSQSPSLSELYAGATSLEKDIIGELFQQKIISAITITGNVRVDADAIQRVIASQKGDLIDRTALSNDLNSVYKMGYFDDVVIKKQNMDKGVEVIFEVQEKPSVRNIRFENNHIYEEQELFEVVGTSTGSILNVYKLNNDVDKLKRLYYEKNYHNCRISYDIKPLKNHQADIIFNIEEGEKVKITTVEFEGNKYFDDDDLKDEMQTQEEGFWSFITSSGELDETELDNDVLRLEAFYKNNGFINVKVSDPIVNMGTEDITIQFKIDEGDQYKNGTVSIKGDILTTEEALLALLVSQKSELYNRELVRKDMITLNDFYANQGYANVRVVPTADKNEAEAIVNISFNIDKGPLVYFNRIIITGNEKTRDKVIRRELAIEEQGLYSMNKIQRSHRNLVFKDYFQTINIKPVKTKEENKLDVHVNVEEKPTGNFSFGGGFSSDDGAFGQFSVEERNLFGKGQKGKFTFRMSGETALYNIGFTEPWLFDRPISAGFDIYKFEKEYDYYDKNAIGLTLRGASRRFWDYTTIGLVYNIEKFDIDDVEEDSTSVSEGSYLTSSIMPYISYDSRNHSFLPTKGMYHKLSIEYAGEFLGGEIDFTKYLVESAVFFPMFWKFSGGIYAKGGYLDDRTDGDPDIDWERFYLGGINSIRGFDDTDINGTRDGSDIEVGGETYFQFNIEMMFPIVEEQAVYGVFFYDRGDVYNDGETIDFGDQYSSSGFELRWNSPMGPIRLAYGIVIDGKDVKSTGDGQFDFSIGAFF
- a CDS encoding lipoprotein-releasing ABC transporter permease subunit, with the translated sequence MGVELFIAGKYLRAKRKEGFISLITLLSVAGVILGVMALVVVIAVMSGSETEFRNRILGLEPHILAMNYSGHFTPDPDMEDKIRHTPGVTAVSPILFGQAMIRTANSFSGIILRGIEPEKGAAMIKGYTPEDLGNALNKTTITKGLPGIILGQSLAHAVGVMKGDRVILMSASGIISPMGQIPSMKQFVVTGTFKSGMSEYDSSLAYARLDQVQALVSAKGKVSAFGIWTDEIFKVKSLSQNGLGFIEYPYYLRNWMDINQSLFSALKLEKTAMFVILTLIILVAAFNIASALIMMVMEKTRDIAVLKAMGATNAMIRHIFIIKGMIIGIIGTGIGTTFGVVICYILKRYEFIKLPEAYPFATLPVQLEYSDVILTAVSALLICFLSTLYPSYKASRMNPVEAIRYG